The segment CATGATCATCACACTCTTGCCTGTCTGTCACAAAGACTTAAAAAGATGGATGCAAAGtgttaaagtgaaataaaagtttGTGTTATTTGCTGCCACTTAAATAAAAGGGTTTTGTGTTCAGGGTggctgcaggtccttaaaaagtcttaaactGTAACTGTTGACATCCTGGTGTTAAAGGTCTAAATCACATTAATTGTAAAGACAGTGACACAATtgtatgtgtcattttgtgttcaGATTTTATCCATGTCAGTAAACTgtaaaagaaaagcagaatgATCAGCTTTATAGTACGTCAATGTAAATATGAGAGACGTCAGCTTGTGAGGCTTATTCTCAGTGTTAGTGTGTTCTgctttttaagatatttttggggcatttcatgcttttattaGCCAGGGGCGAGTGGAGAGATGACAGGAagtgagaggagaaagagatggGAAATGACATGCAATAGAAGTTCCCAGCCAGGCTTGAGCTGGGAATGTTGTAGACACTGAGATACAGAGAAAtaagtttaaagggatagttcagatttttttgagtGACGTTGTGTGAGGTTGTTTGCCTTAGTCATATGTTATGTTCTATATCcatgctctcctcaaagccaccagactccattgagaaaaacactaatttaagctcactgaacacaggagctgctgcacGACCACTGCCTCATTTGTGAGtttttttgtgttactgtgtgactgtgttgaatccaaactaaccctttaaaacaccagtcacacaacaccacaaataaactcactgatcgaggcagcagtagagcagcagctcctgtgtactgtgatgttaaattactgtttttctcaatggagtctggttggaAATCACATTGCTGAGCTCCCAAGGCAGttctcctgcctgcttctccaaactggaggcgtgCCGACCaccatttttattcattttttattctataGCTGTATCTGAGACTTAATTGCGTTTTCTAATGTTTAgtgtttctttcttcttccagaCTCTGATGACTCTCCTGGTTCCAGAGAGCGGACTGTGATAGTTCATGCCAGTCCCAACATCACTCCCTCCAACGAGGAGCTGGCCAGCCATCTCAGCACCAGAGACTCAGGTTGCCAGACAGAAGACTTTTTGATCTCAGGAGCGCCGTCTCGGAGGAGGATCAGGGCCCAGAGAGGCCAGGGagtctccctctccctctcccactctgCAGGCAACATCTTGTGCCTGCCAGACAGCGCTGACGCCATGTTCTCCGCCTCTGTGGGTGCACGCCTGCGCTCCCGGAGTCTGCCCAGAGACGGGAGCCGGATGATAGACAACGGGCATCACGACAGCGACGACGATGAGGAGGAGCTCTCCCCCTTTAATGCTGAGGACTTCCTGCCGGGACCTGGAGAGTTGATTCTGAAGGATGAAGAAGAGAGCACGGATGATCAGGCCATGTCTGAGCGCCAGCTGGGCCTCAAGTACACGCAGCTGTCAGAGAGTCCGGAGCGCAGCTGGATGGAGAGGACCAGATCCCAACTGCCCAGGAAGGCCGACATGGGCAGCTGTGAGATCTCATCCAGCTCGGACACCTTCAGTAGCCCCGTCCATTCTGTCTCAGCTGCGGGGGTGCTGGGAGGACAAATGGACCATAAGGAGGACCACCAGTCCTCGAGTGGGAACTGGAGCGGGAGCAGCTCCACCTGCCCCTCACAGACCTCAGAGACAATCCCCCCAGCAGCCTCTCCACCTCTGACGGGCTCCTCACACTGTGACTCTGAGCTCTCCCTCAACGCCGCCACTCACGCCAACGATGACCAGACTAGCTTCATGCTGGACCACTACCAGGGTCTCAGGACCCAGCGGGCGGGCTCCTTCTCCTCCACAGCTATGGACATATTAGAGGAAGCAGGGTCCAGCACTCCCATCGAGGGGGAGTGGAGTTACCCCCACTCTGACCCTGCACGCTCACAGGACTTCAGCCCTGAGCCGAGCAGAGAGGCTGAGAGCAGCCTGGGCTGCCCCAGCTTCACCAGCATGGCCACCTGCGAGAGCAGCTACTCTGACAAACCTCCGTCAGAGAAAGCCGACACCGTCTCACACTACTCCGTAGACACTGAAGGCTACTACACCTCAATGCACTTTGACTGTGGTATAAAAGGTAGCAAAAGCTTCACTTATAACTATGCAGCCTCGGGCTCTGATTGCGGCCTGTCTGACTCAAGTGGTCACATGACTCTGGGGAGGCGCTGCCTCTCTTTAAGAAAACCAAAGGCGAAGCCGTGtccgcctaggaggagttcatCCTTAAGAAAAATATGCAGTGAGGGAAACATCCCTGACAATAAAGAACCAAAGATTTCGTGCGGGCAGCAACTTCCACTGTCTTCCAAGGATAGGAAACTGCAGCTGGTTTTATCCAGCACTCAAAGTCATATAGAAAACTCTTCACTAGTCAGAGAGCCCCTTGTGGTGTGGGGGGAGTCAGCTGATCTACCTGACTTAGGCGTGTTTAGCTCCACAGATGCACATTCGTTTAAGGATGAGGGGGTTGTACAGTCAGACTATGCAGATCTGTGGCTCCTGAACGATTTAAAATCCAGTGACCCATACCGATCTTTGTCGAACTCTAGCACAGCAACAGGTACAACTGTCATTGAATGCATCAAGTCACAGGAAAGCTCCGAGTCTCAGACGTCCCAGTCCGACTCCAGAGCCACCACCCCCTCACTTCCATCAGTGGAGGGAGAGTTCAAGCTCAAGTCTCCAGAGAAGCTGGCAGGCCTGGCCAGCCCATCCAGCGGCTACTCCAGTCAGTCAGAaacccccacctcctccttccCCTCCGCCTTCTTTCCTGGACCACTGTCACCATCCAGCGGCAAGAGGAAGCCCAAAGTCCCTGAGAGGAAGTCCTCTCTTTCGTCGCTGTCGCTGCAGTCGCTGTCCTCCTCCTCGAAGAGAGACCTGGAGCTGCCAGTAATCCCTCCAACCCACCTCGACTTAAGTGCCCTTCACAGTGTCAGCAGCAACAAGGCTTCAGCGTACAGGACGCAGATTCAGATgcttcaccaaaacaaacaaaaagctgcagtgacAGCCAAACCTGTCGCTGTTCCTAACTCAGAGGTGTTTAACGCCCACCCCATGTCCATCACACCCTCAGTGCTGCACTCAGTACAGCTCCGATCCATCAATAAGGAACATGAAGGAAGCCACGAGGACAAAACAACTTCCAGACTCAAATGTCCCACTGTGAACTTAACTAGCACTGTTTCCTGTAGTAAATCTGTAGAGCTCAAGAGTCCCCTGTTACACAACTCACATCACACGCCCACCAAGGGGTCGTATGAGTCCGTGTTTACCTCAAACGAAGAGCTCACAGACGGAGAAGCAGCATGTCAGAACGAGATGAGGAACAAGCAGGCTCCTTTAGAGAGCATGACGGCATTCACACTGCAGTCAGAGCCATCGTTAGACGTCCCTGAGAGGACCGCAGGTCATGAAGGAGAGGCATGCAGAGAGGTAGTAGAAACAGCTGTCTGCAGCTCGCAGTCGGAGCCTTTAGATCAGCAGAGAACTGAGCCGTCTGAAGAAGAAGCACCAGGTCTCTCTGTTCAGCAAAGTTCACCACAGAGATC is part of the Epinephelus moara isolate mb chromosome 10, YSFRI_EMoa_1.0, whole genome shotgun sequence genome and harbors:
- the nhsa gene encoding actin remodeling regulator NHS isoform X2 yields the protein MPFAKRVVEPQLLCRHQIPNEDAVLFEDLVSISNVALSRTLRQLSDLAKHACSIFQELETELTSTNLRVRGLQSKISQLQQGCSELDPKQEAVPVSNLDVESKLTAHYQAPWHQQRNVFHPSTRPACVVDLHRQANLSLWAAHRDHQRRRSGSRERRVTILISAMPPMPMYPSPHIVQRNDKRGQSLTTFESTRSSSPTECCRFSPWSRKAAPSDPDTDGVALGHRPKFPIPNIPSTLDKQTNWSKALPLPTPEERMKTNSQVITSCVIPINVTGVGFDRDASVRCSLVHSQSVLQRRRKLRRRRTVAGVPRQVQQDLDSDDSPGSRERTVIVHASPNITPSNEELASHLSTRDSGCQTEDFLISGAPSRRRIRAQRGQGVSLSLSHSAGNILCLPDSADAMFSASVGARLRSRSLPRDGSRMIDNGHHDSDDDEEELSPFNAEDFLPGPGELILKDEEESTDDQAMSERQLGLKYTQLSESPERSWMERTRSQLPRKADMGSCEISSSSDTFSSPVHSVSAAGVLGGQMDHKEDHQSSSGNWSGSSSTCPSQTSETIPPAASPPLTGSSHCDSELSLNAATHANDDQTSFMLDHYQGLRTQRAGSFSSTAMDILEEAGSSTPIEGEWSYPHSDPARSQDFSPEPSREAESSLGCPSFTSMATCESSYSDKPPSEKADTVSHYSVDTEGYYTSMHFDCGIKGSKSFTYNYAASGSDCGLSDSSGHMTLGRRCLSLRKPKAKPCPPRRSSSLRKICSEGNIPDNKEPKISCGQQLPLSSKDRKLQLVLSSTQSHIENSSLVREPLVVWGESADLPDLGVFSSTDAHSFKDEGVVQSDYADLWLLNDLKSSDPYRSLSNSSTATGTTVIECIKSQESSESQTSQSDSRATTPSLPSVEGEFKLKSPEKLAGLASPSSGYSSQSETPTSSFPSAFFPGPLSPSSGKRKPKVPERKSSLSSLSLQSLSSSSKRDLELPVIPPTHLDLSALHSVSSNKASAYRTQIQMLHQNKQKAAVTAKPVAVPNSEVFNAHPMSITPSVLHSVQLRSINKEHEGSHEDKTTSRLKCPTVNLTSTVSCSKSVELKSPLLHNSHHTPTKGSYESVFTSNEELTDGEAACQNEMRNKQAPLESMTAFTLQSEPSLDVPERTAGHEGEACREVVETAVCSSQSEPLDQQRTEPSEEEAPGLSVQQSSPQRSNGLDKVPATDGQSEALQESSISDDGSRDVEHESSGASAESASQDGKDESTAETEDYFSKDSSPSDNTVSPLSDESRPDDDSVFLSPTKARTTEDLFAMIHRSKRKVLGRKDSTELNVRNRLSTASGNTPPSSTVSSPVSLVSPSSAVTPPGLHRVSGPIYRNAKKSSTSNEEFKLLLLKKGSRSESSYRMSATEILKSPISPKSPGDSLMESPRQPEEPASPLQHQQHQSGPDQLSSPYPKANAEGFSPKSFSTSAASRQGRSRIPPPANSSRYGMRSRLYSAPMQAISEGETENSDGSPHDDRSSQGST
- the nhsa gene encoding actin remodeling regulator NHS isoform X4, with the translated sequence MALGCCLALSSRAVSNLDVESKLTAHYQAPWHQQRNVFHPSTRPACVVDLHRQANLSLWAAHRDHQRRRSGSRERRVTILISAMPPMPMYPSPHIVQRNDKRGQSLTTFESTRSSSPTECCRFSPWSRKAAPSDPDTDGVALGHRPKFPIPNIPSTLDKQTNWSKALPLPTPEERMKTNSQVITSCVIPINVTGVGFDRDASVRCSLVHSQSVLQRRRKLRRRRTVAGVPRQVQQDLDSDDSPGSRERTVIVHASPNITPSNEELASHLSTRDSGCQTEDFLISGAPSRRRIRAQRGQGVSLSLSHSAGNILCLPDSADAMFSASVGARLRSRSLPRDGSRMIDNGHHDSDDDEEELSPFNAEDFLPGPGELILKDEEESTDDQAMSERQLGLKYTQLSESPERSWMERTRSQLPRKADMGSCEISSSSDTFSSPVHSVSAAGVLGGQMDHKEDHQSSSGNWSGSSSTCPSQTSETIPPAASPPLTGSSHCDSELSLNAATHANDDQTSFMLDHYQGLRTQRAGSFSSTAMDILEEAGSSTPIEGEWSYPHSDPARSQDFSPEPSREAESSLGCPSFTSMATCESSYSDKPPSEKADTVSHYSVDTEGYYTSMHFDCGIKGSKSFTYNYAASGSDCGLSDSSGHMTLGRRCLSLRKPKAKPCPPRRSSSLRKICSEGNIPDNKEPKISCGQQLPLSSKDRKLQLVLSSTQSHIENSSLVREPLVVWGESADLPDLGVFSSTDAHSFKDEGVVQSDYADLWLLNDLKSSDPYRSLSNSSTATGTTVIECIKSQESSESQTSQSDSRATTPSLPSVEGEFKLKSPEKLAGLASPSSGYSSQSETPTSSFPSAFFPGPLSPSSGKRKPKVPERKSSLSSLSLQSLSSSSKRDLELPVIPPTHLDLSALHSVSSNKASAYRTQIQMLHQNKQKAAVTAKPVAVPNSEVFNAHPMSITPSVLHSVQLRSINKEHEGSHEDKTTSRLKCPTVNLTSTVSCSKSVELKSPLLHNSHHTPTKGSYESVFTSNEELTDGEAACQNEMRNKQAPLESMTAFTLQSEPSLDVPERTAGHEGEACREVVETAVCSSQSEPLDQQRTEPSEEEAPGLSVQQSSPQRSNGLDKVPATDGQSEALQESSISDDGSRDVEHESSGASAESASQDGKDESTAETEDYFSKADSSPSDNTVSPLSDESRPDDDSVFLSPTKARTTEDLFAMIHRSKRKVLGRKDSTELNVRNRLSTASGNTPPSSTVSSPVSLVSPSSAVTPPGLHRVSGPIYRNAKKSSTSNEEFKLLLLKKGSRSESSYRMSATEILKSPISPKSPGDSLMESPRQPEEPASPLQHQQHQSGPDQLSSPYPKANAEGFSPKSFSTSAASRQGRSRIPPPANSSRYGMRSRLYSAPMQAISEGETENSDGSPHDDRSSQGST
- the nhsa gene encoding actin remodeling regulator NHS isoform X3 gives rise to the protein MPFAKRVVEPQLLCRHQIPNEDAVLFEDLVSISNVALSRTLRQLSDLAKHACSIFQELETELTSTNLRVRGLQSKISQLQQGCSELDPKQEAVPVSNLDVESKLTAHYQAPWHQQRNVFHPSTRPACVVDLHRQANLSLWAAHRDHQRRRSGSRERRVTILISAMPPMPMYPSPHIVQRNDKRGQSLTTAAPSDPDTDGVALGHRPKFPIPNIPSTLDKQTNWSKALPLPTPEERMKTNSQVITSCVIPINVTGVGFDRDASVRCSLVHSQSVLQRRRKLRRRRTVAGVPRQVQQDLDSDDSPGSRERTVIVHASPNITPSNEELASHLSTRDSGCQTEDFLISGAPSRRRIRAQRGQGVSLSLSHSAGNILCLPDSADAMFSASVGARLRSRSLPRDGSRMIDNGHHDSDDDEEELSPFNAEDFLPGPGELILKDEEESTDDQAMSERQLGLKYTQLSESPERSWMERTRSQLPRKADMGSCEISSSSDTFSSPVHSVSAAGVLGGQMDHKEDHQSSSGNWSGSSSTCPSQTSETIPPAASPPLTGSSHCDSELSLNAATHANDDQTSFMLDHYQGLRTQRAGSFSSTAMDILEEAGSSTPIEGEWSYPHSDPARSQDFSPEPSREAESSLGCPSFTSMATCESSYSDKPPSEKADTVSHYSVDTEGYYTSMHFDCGIKGSKSFTYNYAASGSDCGLSDSSGHMTLGRRCLSLRKPKAKPCPPRRSSSLRKICSEGNIPDNKEPKISCGQQLPLSSKDRKLQLVLSSTQSHIENSSLVREPLVVWGESADLPDLGVFSSTDAHSFKDEGVVQSDYADLWLLNDLKSSDPYRSLSNSSTATGTTVIECIKSQESSESQTSQSDSRATTPSLPSVEGEFKLKSPEKLAGLASPSSGYSSQSETPTSSFPSAFFPGPLSPSSGKRKPKVPERKSSLSSLSLQSLSSSSKRDLELPVIPPTHLDLSALHSVSSNKASAYRTQIQMLHQNKQKAAVTAKPVAVPNSEVFNAHPMSITPSVLHSVQLRSINKEHEGSHEDKTTSRLKCPTVNLTSTVSCSKSVELKSPLLHNSHHTPTKGSYESVFTSNEELTDGEAACQNEMRNKQAPLESMTAFTLQSEPSLDVPERTAGHEGEACREVVETAVCSSQSEPLDQQRTEPSEEEAPGLSVQQSSPQRSNGLDKVPATDGQSEALQESSISDDGSRDVEHESSGASAESASQDGKDESTAETEDYFSKADSSPSDNTVSPLSDESRPDDDSVFLSPTKARTTEDLFAMIHRSKRKVLGRKDSTELNVRNRLSTASGNTPPSSTVSSPVSLVSPSSAVTPPGLHRVSGPIYRNAKKSSTSNEEFKLLLLKKGSRSESSYRMSATEILKSPISPKSPGDSLMESPRQPEEPASPLQHQQHQSGPDQLSSPYPKANAEGFSPKSFSTSAASRQGRSRIPPPANSSRYGMRSRLYSAPMQAISEGETENSDGSPHDDRSSQGST
- the nhsa gene encoding actin remodeling regulator NHS isoform X1, coding for MPFAKRVVEPQLLCRHQIPNEDAVLFEDLVSISNVALSRTLRQLSDLAKHACSIFQELETELTSTNLRVRGLQSKISQLQQGCSELDPKQEAVPVSNLDVESKLTAHYQAPWHQQRNVFHPSTRPACVVDLHRQANLSLWAAHRDHQRRRSGSRERRVTILISAMPPMPMYPSPHIVQRNDKRGQSLTTFESTRSSSPTECCRFSPWSRKAAPSDPDTDGVALGHRPKFPIPNIPSTLDKQTNWSKALPLPTPEERMKTNSQVITSCVIPINVTGVGFDRDASVRCSLVHSQSVLQRRRKLRRRRTVAGVPRQVQQDLDSDDSPGSRERTVIVHASPNITPSNEELASHLSTRDSGCQTEDFLISGAPSRRRIRAQRGQGVSLSLSHSAGNILCLPDSADAMFSASVGARLRSRSLPRDGSRMIDNGHHDSDDDEEELSPFNAEDFLPGPGELILKDEEESTDDQAMSERQLGLKYTQLSESPERSWMERTRSQLPRKADMGSCEISSSSDTFSSPVHSVSAAGVLGGQMDHKEDHQSSSGNWSGSSSTCPSQTSETIPPAASPPLTGSSHCDSELSLNAATHANDDQTSFMLDHYQGLRTQRAGSFSSTAMDILEEAGSSTPIEGEWSYPHSDPARSQDFSPEPSREAESSLGCPSFTSMATCESSYSDKPPSEKADTVSHYSVDTEGYYTSMHFDCGIKGSKSFTYNYAASGSDCGLSDSSGHMTLGRRCLSLRKPKAKPCPPRRSSSLRKICSEGNIPDNKEPKISCGQQLPLSSKDRKLQLVLSSTQSHIENSSLVREPLVVWGESADLPDLGVFSSTDAHSFKDEGVVQSDYADLWLLNDLKSSDPYRSLSNSSTATGTTVIECIKSQESSESQTSQSDSRATTPSLPSVEGEFKLKSPEKLAGLASPSSGYSSQSETPTSSFPSAFFPGPLSPSSGKRKPKVPERKSSLSSLSLQSLSSSSKRDLELPVIPPTHLDLSALHSVSSNKASAYRTQIQMLHQNKQKAAVTAKPVAVPNSEVFNAHPMSITPSVLHSVQLRSINKEHEGSHEDKTTSRLKCPTVNLTSTVSCSKSVELKSPLLHNSHHTPTKGSYESVFTSNEELTDGEAACQNEMRNKQAPLESMTAFTLQSEPSLDVPERTAGHEGEACREVVETAVCSSQSEPLDQQRTEPSEEEAPGLSVQQSSPQRSNGLDKVPATDGQSEALQESSISDDGSRDVEHESSGASAESASQDGKDESTAETEDYFSKADSSPSDNTVSPLSDESRPDDDSVFLSPTKARTTEDLFAMIHRSKRKVLGRKDSTELNVRNRLSTASGNTPPSSTVSSPVSLVSPSSAVTPPGLHRVSGPIYRNAKKSSTSNEEFKLLLLKKGSRSESSYRMSATEILKSPISPKSPGDSLMESPRQPEEPASPLQHQQHQSGPDQLSSPYPKANAEGFSPKSFSTSAASRQGRSRIPPPANSSRYGMRSRLYSAPMQAISEGETENSDGSPHDDRSSQGST
- the nhsa gene encoding actin remodeling regulator NHS isoform X5, translating into MKTNSQVITSCVIPINVTGVGFDRDASVRCSLVHSQSVLQRRRKLRRRRTVAGVPRQVQQDLDSDDSPGSRERTVIVHASPNITPSNEELASHLSTRDSGCQTEDFLISGAPSRRRIRAQRGQGVSLSLSHSAGNILCLPDSADAMFSASVGARLRSRSLPRDGSRMIDNGHHDSDDDEEELSPFNAEDFLPGPGELILKDEEESTDDQAMSERQLGLKYTQLSESPERSWMERTRSQLPRKADMGSCEISSSSDTFSSPVHSVSAAGVLGGQMDHKEDHQSSSGNWSGSSSTCPSQTSETIPPAASPPLTGSSHCDSELSLNAATHANDDQTSFMLDHYQGLRTQRAGSFSSTAMDILEEAGSSTPIEGEWSYPHSDPARSQDFSPEPSREAESSLGCPSFTSMATCESSYSDKPPSEKADTVSHYSVDTEGYYTSMHFDCGIKGSKSFTYNYAASGSDCGLSDSSGHMTLGRRCLSLRKPKAKPCPPRRSSSLRKICSEGNIPDNKEPKISCGQQLPLSSKDRKLQLVLSSTQSHIENSSLVREPLVVWGESADLPDLGVFSSTDAHSFKDEGVVQSDYADLWLLNDLKSSDPYRSLSNSSTATGTTVIECIKSQESSESQTSQSDSRATTPSLPSVEGEFKLKSPEKLAGLASPSSGYSSQSETPTSSFPSAFFPGPLSPSSGKRKPKVPERKSSLSSLSLQSLSSSSKRDLELPVIPPTHLDLSALHSVSSNKASAYRTQIQMLHQNKQKAAVTAKPVAVPNSEVFNAHPMSITPSVLHSVQLRSINKEHEGSHEDKTTSRLKCPTVNLTSTVSCSKSVELKSPLLHNSHHTPTKGSYESVFTSNEELTDGEAACQNEMRNKQAPLESMTAFTLQSEPSLDVPERTAGHEGEACREVVETAVCSSQSEPLDQQRTEPSEEEAPGLSVQQSSPQRSNGLDKVPATDGQSEALQESSISDDGSRDVEHESSGASAESASQDGKDESTAETEDYFSKADSSPSDNTVSPLSDESRPDDDSVFLSPTKARTTEDLFAMIHRSKRKVLGRKDSTELNVRNRLSTASGNTPPSSTVSSPVSLVSPSSAVTPPGLHRVSGPIYRNAKKSSTSNEEFKLLLLKKGSRSESSYRMSATEILKSPISPKSPGDSLMESPRQPEEPASPLQHQQHQSGPDQLSSPYPKANAEGFSPKSFSTSAASRQGRSRIPPPANSSRYGMRSRLYSAPMQAISEGETENSDGSPHDDRSSQGST